Sequence from the Ornithinimicrobium humiphilum genome:
CCCGGCCGGGCGGTCCGGCTCCGCGACGGGCTCCTCGCCCAGGTCGTGCTGCCGGCGGGCGACGGGCCCCAGCCGGGCCCGCCTCCCGGGACCGCGCCACCCCGGGTCGTGAGCCTGCCGGCATCCCGGCCTTCGGACGTCCCTCCCGGCACCTGGGCGTTGGGTGGTGACGAGGCCGAGCCCCTCCCTGCCCCCAGACCTCCCCTGCTGGTCGCGGGCCCACCGGGGTCAGGAGTCAGCACGGCCCTGGCGTCGCTCGCGCGACTCCTCCCCGGCCCCGGGCTCCGCATCGACGCGACGTCGCTGGGCGCCCCCGACGACCTGGCCCGCCGGCTCGAGGACCACGACGGGCCGGTCGTCGTCGACGACGCGCACCTGCTTGCCGGCAGCCCGGTCGAGGACGCGGTCCTGGCGTGGGCCGCGCGGGCCTCCGGTCCGCTCCTGGTGGGCGTCGAGCTCGAGGCCGCAGGCTCCGCCTTCCGCGGGCTCGTCCCACTGGTGGGCCGGCACCGACGAGGGCTCGTGCTCTCCCCCTCGACACCCACCCACGGCGGGGTGCTCGGCGTCAGGCTGCCCGTCGGCGACCGTCCGGTCCCCGGTCGCGGGGTGCTCGTCGAGGCCGGTCGGTGCACCCGTGTCCAGGTGCTCCCGCTCAGCCCTCCGGCGTCGGAGTCGACAGCCCCGTCCCCAGGCGGCCCATGAGGAAGACCGAGACGACCGTCGACGCGCTGATCAGCACGACGAGGCTCGCCAGCCACCACGGGGCGAACTGGAACATCGCGATACCGAGCGGCACGAGCAGGAAGTTGAAGGCGATCGCGGGCGCCTGCGCGCGCGGATGCCGCATACCCAGGCCTTTGGCCGTGTAGAAGAGGCCGAGAACGAAGACGAGGATCGTCACCACCGACATGATCACGACCATGAGGTCGGTGCCGTGGCCGAGCACCAGCTCGTAGACGTAGAAGAGCGCGATGCCGACCAGCACCAGCGCCTCGAGCCCGACCAGGGCCGTCGCGACGCGGGTGGCGAGCAGCTCGCGCGGCGTCGGCGCGCTGGGCGCGGTCGATCCCCCCGCCCCCGTAACGGTCATGACCGTGATCTTCTCAACGAGCGCGTGTGCAGGCGGTGGGCCGTGCGGTAGCCGAGGGCGTCGTAGAGCCGCAGCGCCGCGGTGTTGTCGCTGTAGACGCCCAACGTGCTCACCCCGGCCTCCTCGATCGCGGCCGTCGTCAGGCGCGCGGTGAGGAGGGCACCGATCCCCCGGCCGCGCTGCTCCTGCGCCACGACGATCCCGGCCAGGTGCGGGATGCCCGAGGCCAGCTCGTGCACCGCCCCGACCCCGACGAGGTCGCCGTCGTCGACGACCCCCAGCCAGAGCGTCGCGTAGCCGCGACCCGGGTAGCCCTCGAACGAGAGGTTGTGCCGGAGCCCGAAGTCAGCGATCCGCTCGGCGTCCTCGACGTCGTCCAGCTCCACGAGCTCCACGCCCTCCACCACACGGTCGAGGACCGGCGTCTCACGCGTCCAGAGGAAGTCCCAGTGCCCCGAGCCGGAGGGGGCCAGCCCGCCCGGCACCTCCAGCGACCGCCCCGGCAGGGTCGAGAACCACTCGACGGACACGCCCTGCTCGTCGGCGAGGGCGGCGAGCACCGCGAGCGCCTCGGACTCGGCACGCTCCGGGCTCCCGGGGGCCACGACGGCGGTCCCGCCCCAGTGGCCGGAGGGGCGCCACGGACCCACGCAGGCCCAGCCGTCCTCCCCCGCGACGGCGAGCAGCTCGGAGGACGTCGCCCACCGGACCCACGGGTCCTGGGCGCTCAGCTCGAGCAGCTGCGTCCGGTCGACCTGGGCCCACGTCACGCCGAACACTGTGCCACACGGGGCACCCCCGTCGGGCAGCCGGATCCGCCGTCGGAGGCCGCACCGGACGGGCGGGGTGGCACAGGGAGGGGCCAGGGTCCGAGGTTAGGGTTTTCCCGTGACCTCGGCGAAGCGCCTCGTGCTCGAGACCCTCGGGTGGGTGCTTCTGGCGGCCGGTGTGCTGGCCCTCTTCCTCCCCGGCCCCGGGATGCTCCTCATCCTGTCCGGGCTCGTCGTGCTGTCCACGCAGTACCACTGGGCGCGGCGGCTCACCGAGCCGGTCAAGGTCAAGGCCTGGCTGGCCGCGGTCGAGAGCGTGGAGACCAAGCGCCGCATCGTGCTGTCCGCCCTGGGCGCCCTGAGCCTGGCGGCCATCGGCGTCTTGTGGATCTGGTCACCGCCCGCCCCCGCCTGGTGGGTCCTCGACGACGCCTGGTGGCTCTTCGGCGGCGCGGTCGTCGGGGGCACCCTCATCGGCTCCAGCGTCCTGGGCCTGGGCCTGCTGATCTTCTCGGTCGTGCGCTTCCGCGGACGTCCCGCGGCCGTCGCGCACGTCATGCGCATGCAGACCGACTACAAGGTGCGCGTCGCGCGCCGCAAGGTGGCCCACCGCCGGCTCAACCGGCGCACCGGCCGCCGCGACCGCTTCTGGCACGGGCACCTCTAACCGGTGCTTGACCCTCACCCTGGTGCAGACCCCAGGCTGAGGTCATGACCGACGTCCCCCGCCTGCTCTCCATCGGCGAGCTCTCCCGCGCCAGCGGCATCAGCGTGAGCGCGCTCCGCTTCTACGATCGCACCGGAGTGCTCGCCCCCGCCGACGTCGAGCCGGCCACGGGCTACCGGCGCTACCTGCCCTCGCAGGTGGCGCAGGCACGGCTGCTCGCCGGTATGCGGCGGGTCCAGATGCCGGTCGCCGAGATGGCCGCCGCGCTCGAGGCGGTGCGGACCGGCGACGTCGGGACGGCCGACGACCTGCTCACCGCCCACCTCGACCGCCTCGAGACCGGCCTGCAGCAGGCGCGCGCCCAGGTCGCGCAGCTGCGGGCCGCGGTGGCCGACGGCACCCCGCCCCTGCCGGAGGACGCTCCCGTCGCCGGCGTCCCGGCCGCGACCCTGCTCGCCAACCTGGCCGCGGTCCGGCACGCGGTCAGCACCGACCCCGACCTGCCCGCCCTCCAGGGGGTGCTGGTCGAGGTCGGTGACGGGCTGACGCTGGTGGCGACCGACCGCTACCGCATGGTCGTCGCCGGCCCGTGGCGCCGGAGCTCGATCAACACCACCCCGGGGTCGGTGCTCCTGCCTGCCGAGGAGGCCGACCGGCTCGCGTCCTGGCTCCGCGGCCGGGACTGCTCGCTGGAGGTCTCGGTCGAGGACGACCACCTCGTCGTGAGCGCCGACGACGACGAGCTGCGGCTGACGGGCATGGACGAGCCCTATCCCGACTACCGCGCGGTGCTCGACCACGGCGGGGCGGACCGCCCGGTCGACGGCGCCGCGCTGCAGGCCGCCCTGGCCGGGACCGACCGGCTCGTCGACCTCGACGGGCTGACGGTCGACCGGGACTACCTGTGGCAGGCGGTGGGCGCCGTCCCCGACGGCCGCGTCATGCTGCCCGCCGAGGGCGTCCTGGCCCCGCTCGTGGTGCGCTCCCCCGACGAGGACGACGTGCTCGCGCTCGTCATGCCGGTGCTGCGGCAGGAGCAGCCGTGAGCGTCCTGATGCACCTGTGCCGCACCTGCCGGCACCGCGCCACCTCCCACGACGGTGGTGACCGCGGCTACAGCGGGTGCCGCTGCTGCCTGGGCGCCGGCGACATCGACCCACGACCCGTCCTCGTGGCGACCTTCACCAGCCCGGGCGGGCGCCCCGAGCCGCTCTACCCGCCGGGCACGCTCTGGAACGCCGGCACCATGCACCGGCTGACGCTGTGCGCCTGCGTGGCGTGCCACGAGGAGCACGCCCGGCTGGCGCAGCGGGCGGGCTGAGGCGGGGCGGGCAGGCCCGTCCTTCGGGGGAGGAACGCGGGGTATGCCGCCGCGTCCCGTCGGCTCAGCGTGCGACCTGGTAGCGCACGAAGGCCGGCACCGCGAGGGCTGCGACGATCACGAGGACCACGACCAGGAGGCCGCCGCCCGCGGTGGCGACGCCGGGGCCGAGCGCCGAGCCGGCACCGCCGTGGACCACGTCGGCGATCCGCGGACCCCCGACCACCACGACGAAGAAGACTCCCTGCAGCCGCCCGCGGACGTCGTCCTCGGCAGCCTCCTGCAGCATCGTCGAGCGGAAGGCGGCCGAGGCCATGTCGGCCGCGCCGGCGACCGCGAGCGCGGCGACCGCCAGGACGAGCAGCACCTGCAGGGCCGGCGTGCCCTCGAGGCCGCGCTGGCCCAGCTGCACCGAGCCGTCGACGCGCCCGGCCGCCAGGAAGACCAGCCCCGCGCCCCCGATCCCCAGCCCCCAGACGACGACCGAGACGATCACGGCCAGCCCCTGGCGACGCACCCGCGAGACCCAGCCGGAGAAGACGCCGCCGAGCGCGGCCCCGAGCGGGATGGCGGCCATGAGGAGCGCGAAGGCGATGCCACCCTCGAGCGGACCACCGAAGACCTCATGCCCCACCTGCGGGAAGAGGGCCCGCGGCATGCCGAAGACCATCGCGATGAGGTCGACCACGAAGCTCATCAGCAGCACGGTGTGCAGGCGCAGGTAGCGCAGCCCGTCGAGCACGTGCCCCAGGCCCACCCGCCCCGTCGCGACCGTGGTCGGGGGCATGGCCGGCAGCCGCACCACGGCCCACAGGGTGGCGAGGAGGAGCACGGTGTCGGCGGCGTAGAGGGCCGCGTAGCCCAGGACCGGGATGAGCGCGCCGCCGGCCAACGGGCCGGCGATCGCGCCGAACTGCATCACCGTCATGTTCAGGGCGTTGCCGGCGGGCAGCTGCTCGGGTGGGATGAGTCGCGGCAGGATCGCCGCGCGGGCCGGCTGGTTGAGGGCGAAGAAGGCCTGCTGGAGCGCGAGGATCCCCAGCAGGAGCCACACGTTGCGGAGGTCGAGGACCGCCTGCAGGCAGAAGAGCGCGCTGGCGGCGATGATGCCTGTCGTCGTGACCACCAGCAACCGCCGCCGGTCCATGTGGTCGGCCAGCGCTCCGCCGTAGAGCCCGCCGACGACGAGCGGGACGAGGGCGAACAGACCGGCGACCCCGACCATCGCCGAGCTCCGCGTGATGGCGTAGATCTGCGCGGGGACCGCGACGACCGTCAGCTGCGCGCCGATGACCGTGACGATGTTGGCCAGCCAGAGCCGCCGGAAGTGCGGATTCTGCAGCGGCCGGGTGTCGGCGAAGGTGGCACGCGCGCGTGCGCGGAGGCCCACAGCCAGGCCGTGGTCAGTCGGTCGGGCAGCAGGCGACCGCGGCCACCTCGCGCTGCGGCGGCGCGCCGATGCTCGGGATGCCGAGGCTCACGGCCGGCTTGCGCTTCACGCCCGGCGTCGCGCCCTCCTGGAGCGCCTCCCAGGCGTCGCCGCCGCGGGTGCGGCGCACGGCATACACCCCGCCCTGGACGCCGGAGTCGGCGATCAGGTGGTGCGGGGCGCCGTAGGTGACGGCCACGGTGACGACGTCGCCGGGGCGCGGACGCTCCGCACCCGGCGGCACGGCGAAGTGGACGAGCCTGTTGTCGCGGGCGCGGCCGGACAGGCGCTCGGTCTCGGCGTCCTTGCGGCCCTCGCCGGGCGCGACGAGCACCTCGACCTCGCGGCCCTCGAGCTCGCGGTTGCCGGCCCAGGAGACCTCCTCCTGGACGGCGATGAGCCGGTCGAAGCGCTCCTGCACGACCTCCTTGGGCACCTGGCCCTCCATCTCGGCCGCAGGGGTGCCGGGGCGGATGGAGTACTGGAAGGTGAAGGCGCTGGAGAAGCGGGAGGCTCGGACGACGTCGAGGGTGTCCTGGAAGTCCTCCTCGGTCTCGCCCGGGAAACCGACGATGAGGTCGGTGGTGATCGCGGCGTCGGGGATCTGCGCACGGACACGGTCGAGGATCCCGAGGAACTTCTCGCTGCGGTAGGAGCGGCGCATCGCCCGCAGCACACGGTCGGAGCCGGACTGCAGCGGCATGTGCAGGCTCGGCATGACGTTGGGGGTCTCGGCCATCGCGGCGATGACGTCGTCGGTGAAGGCCGCCGGGTGCGGGCTGGTGAAGCGCACCCGCTCCAGGCCCTCGATCTCGCCGCAGGCGCGCAGCAGCTTGCCGAAGGCGAGCCGGTCGCCGAACTCCACGCCGTAGGTGTTGACGTTCTGGCCCAGCAGGGTCACCTCGACGACGCCCTGGGCGACGAGCGCCTCGATCTCGGCGAGGATCTCGCCCGGTCGGCGGTCCTTCTCCTTGCCGCGCAGGCTCGGCACGATGCAGAACGTGCAGGTGTTGTTGCAGCCGACGGAGATCGACACCCAGGCGGCGTAGGCCGAGTCGCGCCGGGTCGGCAGCGTGGAGGGGAATACCTCCAGGGACTCGAGGATCTCGACCTCGGCCGCCTTGTTGTGGCGGGCGCGGTCGAGCAGCGCCGGCAGCGAGCCGACGTTGTGCGTGCCGAAGACGACGTCGACCCACGGCGCGCGCGCGACGATCGTCGAGCGGTCCTTCTGCGCGAGGCAGCCGCCGACGGCGATCTGCATGTCGGGGTTCTTCAGCTTGGCGGGGCGCAGCTGGCCGAGGTTGCCGTAGAGCTTGTTGGAGGCGTTCTCGCGGACGGCGCAGGTGTTGAACACCACGACGTCGGCGACCTCGGGACGCTCCCCCTCGGGCAGGCTGGACAGTTCGACGTAGCCCGCCGTCTCGAGCAGGCCGGCGAGCCGCTCGGAGTCGTGCACGTTCATCTGGCAGCCGTGCGTGCGCACGTCGTAGGTCTTGGTGGTGTTCATCGCACCCTCAAGGGTAATGCCGCCCGGACGTGTCGTCGTCCTCCTCACAGCGCGGATCCCCTACCGGTCGTAGGATGAGGTCACCCCAGGAAAGCACCTTCTGAAGGAGGGGCGAACCATGATCACCGGCGATCGAGAGAGCATCGGCGACGAGTTCGGCGTCTACAGCATCGACGACGAGGACCAGCTCTCGTCCGAGGACACCCTCGACGGCGACGGGGACCCGCTGGACCGCGGGTACCGCGTCCCGGAGCGGCTCCAGGGCGTGACCTCGCACGGGTTGACCCCGTCCGAGCAGTCCACCGGAGAGACGATCGACCAGCGGGTGCGTCAGGAGGATCCCGACCCGTGGTCCGCCCCCGACGACGATGACGCCGAGGACGACGGCTTCACCACCGGCGAGGACGCCGACGCGGTGCGCGCGCGGCTGCGCGACGAGGAGTACGGCCGGGTCGGGCGGATCGTCGCCCCCGACGAGGGCCTCACCGAGGACCGCGAGGAGCGCCTGGTCGCCCGCGAGGGCAGGCCCACCAGCTGGGACTCCCCCGAGGAGTCGGCGATGCACTACACCGACGGCGACGAGGACGAACTCACCGAGGTCGAGTGGGACCCGGCCGACGAGCCGGTCGGCGACGACGACGAGTGAGCGGGACGGTCAGTCGCGCAGGTGCTCGGGCAGCTCGTCCAGCGCCTCGCGGATGACCTGGTGGGAGACCGACGAGCCGTAGCCCTTGCGGGCCAGGAAGCCCGCCAGCCGCCGGGTCTGCACCTCCCGGTCCAGGCCCCGCATCGTGCGCAGCCGGCGGGCGACCAGCGCCCGGGCCTGCTCCTTCTCGCGCTCGGGGTCGACCTCCTCCAGCGCCGCCTCGACCACGTCGTCGGCCACGCCCTTCTGGCGCAGCTCGTGGCGCAGCGCCGACGCGGCGAGGCCCTTGGTCTCCTGCCGGGAGCGCACGAACATCTCGGCGTAGGACTCGTCGTCGACGAGCCCGACCTCGGTCATGCGGTCGAGGACGGCGCGGGCCACCTGCGGCTCGCACCCGCGGTCGCGCAGCTTGTCCTCGAGCTGACGTCGGGTGCGCGGCCCCATGGCCAGCTGCCGCAGCACGATGCTGCGGGCGACGGCGTGGGGGTCGGGCTCGCCGCCCGCGGACTCCGACGACCCACCGCCCGCGACGCCGGAGCGCCGTGCCGGTCGCGTGCCCGCGTGGGTGGCGTCCCCGCCCTGGACCTCACCGGCCGGGCCCGGCCCACCGCGACGCGGCAGGCCGGAGGCCCTGGCGGCGGACTCGGCCGCCGCCAGGGCCTGTCGAGCGGCGGCGAGCCGGGCCTCGTCCGTGCCGCCGGACATCAGAAGTCGACCGAGACCTCACCGGTGACCGGGTCGACCCCGGCCGGGAGGTCGTCGGTGACCGGCTGGGCGCCGATGCCGAGCTTGGCCTTGATCTTGCGGTCGATCTCGTCGGCCAGGTCCGGGTTGTCCTTGAGGAACTGGCGGGCGTTCTCCTTGCCCTGCCCCATCTGGTCGCCCTCGTAGGTGTACCAGGCGCCCGACTTGCGCACGAAGCCGTGCTCCACGCCCATGTCGATGAGGCTGCCCTCGCGGGAGATGCCCTGGCCGTAGAGGATGTCGAACTCGGCCTGCTTGAACGGCGGAGAGACCTTGTTCTTGACGATCTTGGCGCGGGTGCGGTTGCCGACCGCGTCGGTGCCGTCCTTGAGGGTCTCGATGCGGCGGACGTCGATGCGGACCGAGGCGTAGAACTTCAACGCCTTGCCACCGGTGGTGGTCTCGGGCGAGCCGAACATCACGCCGATCTTCTCGCGCAGCTGGTTGATGAAGATCGCGGTCGTGCCGGTGCTGTTGAGCGCCCCGGTGATCTTGCGCAGCGCCTGCGACATGAGGCGGGCCTGCAGACCGACGTGGCTGTCACCCATCTCGCCCTCGATCTCGGCGCGGGGCACTAGGGCCGCCACGGAGTCGATGACGATGATGTCGAGCGCCCCGGAGCGGATCAGCATGTCGGCGATCTCCAGCGCCTGCTCACCCGTGTCGGGCTGGCTGACGAGGAGGGCGTCGGTGTCGACGCCGAGCTTCTTGGCGTACTCCGGGTCGAGCGCATGCTCCGCGTCGATGAAGGCCGCGATGCCGCCGGCCCGCTGGGCGTTGGCGACGGCGTGCAGCGCCACCGTGGTCTTGCCGCTCGACTCCGGGCCGTAGATCTCGACCACGCGGCCGCGGGGCAGGCCGCCGACGCCGAGCGCCACGTCGAGGGCGATGGAGCCGGTGGGGATCACCTGGATCGGCGGGCGGTCCTCGTCGCCCAGGCGCATCACGGAGCCCTTGCCGTGCTGCTTCTCGATCTGGGCCATCACCGTGTCGAGCGCGCGCAGCTTGTCGTTGCCGGCGCCTCGGGTGGCCGCTCCTGCGGCAGCCTTGGCGGGGGTCCTGGTCTGGGCCATGTCCTGCTCCTTCGTCTCTCGTGGCGAGCGCGTCTACCTTCGACCGGCCGGTCCGGCCGTCCCGCCCTCCTGGGTGCGAAGGACGTCGATCCCGTGTCCGATCAGACGCTAGGTGCCGCCACCGACAGACCCCCTCCCCCACGTGTCCCGCTGGGGAGGACGGCCACCCCGGAGGGCACCATGTGGACCACCGTAATCGAAAACCTGTACGAAACGTCCGCAGGGTCCCCGCGTGTCGCGCGCCGGACAGACATTCCCCCACGTCAAGCCACCCTCCCCACGGCCCTACACTGGGTTCCCATCCCCCCGGGACCGACGCCGCCGTCTCCCGAGCCACGTCATACCGACTGACCAGGAAGTCCCATGGCCCTGATCGTGATGAAGTTCGGCGGCTCCTCGGTCGCCGACGCAGAGGCGATGCTGCGCGTCGCCCAGCGCGTCGTGTCCACCCACCGCGAGGGCAACCAGGTCGCGGTGGTCGTCTCCGCCATGGGCGACACCACCGACGATCTCCTCGACCTGGCCGCGCAGATCACCCCCGGTCCCCCGCCGGAGCGCGAGCTGGACATGCTGCTCTCCGCCGGCGAGCGCATCTCGATGGCGCTGCTGGCGATGGCGATCGAGCGCCTCGGCGTGCCGGCCAAGAGCTTCACCGGCGCCCAGGCCGGCATGGTCACCGACACCTCGCACGGGCACGCCCGGCTCCTCGAAGTCCAGCCCGAGCGCGTGCGCGCCACCCTCGACGCGGGCGGCGTCGCGATCGTCGCCGGCTTCCAGGGCATCAGCACCGACGACGACATCACCACCCTGGGCCGCGGCGGGTCCGACACCACCGCGGTCGCCCTCGCCGCCGCGCTCGACGCCGACGTCTGCGAGATCTACACCGACGTCGACGGTCTCTACACCGCCGACCCGCGCATCGTGCCCACCGCCCGCCGGGTCACCCGGCTCACCATCGAGGAGACCCTCGAGATGGCGGCGCACGGCGCCAAGATCCTGCACCTGCGCGCCGTGGAGTACGCGCGCCGGTTCACCGTCCCGCTCCACGTCCGCAGCAGCTTCTCCGACCAGGAGGGCACGTGGATCCTGGTCGGACGACCCCTCACGGAGGACACCATGGAAGAACCGATCATCTCGGGCATCGCCCACGACAAGTCCCTGGGCAAGGTGACCGCCGTCGGCATCCCCGACCGCCCGGGGGCCGCCGCGACCGTCGTCGGCGCGGTCGCGAAGGCCGGCGTGTCCATCGACATGATCGTCCAGAACGTCTCGACCTCCGACGCCGAGACCTCCGACATCTCCTTCACCATCCCCGAGGCCGACGGCCAGACCGCCGTCGCCGCGATCCGGGCGCTGCAGGACGAGATGGGCTTCGCCGACGTGCTCTACACCAGCCACGTCGGCAAGCTCTCGCTCGTCGGCGCCGGCATGCGCTCCAACCCCTCGGTCGCCTCCGAGCTCTTCGCGGCGCTGGCCGACGCCGGGGTCAACATCGAGATGATCAGCACCTCCGAGATCCGGATCTCGGTCATCTGCGACCAGGCCGACCTCGAGCGCGCGGTGCGTGCGGTCCACACGGCGTTCGACCTGGACGCCGAGGAGCAGGCCGTGGTCTACGGCGGGACGGGCCGGTGAGCGGTATGACGCAGGACGGTCGGCGGCTGCACGTCGCCCTGGTCGGCGCGACGGGTCAGGTCGGCGGCGTGATGCGCCGGCTGCTCTCCGAGCGCGGCTTCCCCGTGGCCTCGGTGCGCTACCTCGCCTCGGCGCGGTCGGCCGGCTCCGAGCTGCCCTGGGACGGCTCGGCCGACGGGGCGCCCGGCTGGGACGAGCCCCGGTCCGTGGTCGTCGAGGACGTCGAGACCGCCGACCTCTCCGGCATCGACGTGGCCCTCTTCTCCGCCGGCGGCGGCGCCAGCCGCGCCCACGCCGGCCGCTTCGCCGAGGCGGGTGCGGTCGTCGTCGACAACTCCTCCGCCTGGCGCATGGACGACGAGGTGCCGCTCGTCGTCAGCGAGGTCAACCCCGACGACCTCGCGCTGGCCGTCGGCGACGGGGGCCGGCGGATCGTCGCCAACCCCAACTGCACGACGATGGCCGCGATGCCGGTGCTGCGCCCGCTGCACGCCGAGGCCGGCCTCGAGCGGCTGCGCGTCGCGACCTACCAGGCGGTCTCCGGCTCCGGCCTGGCCGGCGTCAGCGAGCTCGCCGGACAGGTGCGCAGCGCGGTCTCGGGCGACGTCGAGGGCCTGACCCACGACGGCGCCGCCGTCGACCTGCCCGAGCCGGGTGTCTACGTCGCGCCGATCGCCTTCAACGTCGTCCCGCTCGCCGGCGACCTCGTCGAGGACGGCGAGACCTCCGAGGAGGTCAAGCTCCGCAACGAGTCGCGCAAGATCCTGGGCATCCCGGAGCTGGCGGTCTCGGGCACGTGCGTGCGCGTGCCGGTCTTCACCGGGCACAGCCTCGCCATCCACGCCGAGTTCGCCCGGCCGATCACCCCGGAGCGGGCCACCGAGCTGCTCGCCGACGCCCCGGGCGTCGCGCTGGCCGACGTCCCGACCCCGCTCGCGGCGGCCGGTGCCGACCCGTCCTACGTGGGACGCATCCGCGTCGACCAGTCCGTGCCGGACGGCCGCGGCCTGGTCATGTTCGTCTCGAACGACAACCTGCGCAAGGGCGCCGCCCTCAACGCGGTCCAGATCGCCGAGGTGCTCCTGGAGCGCGGCCTGGTCTGAGCGCCCCTCCGACGCGCACGGCCCCGGCGGATCCCGCCGGGGCCGTCGTCGTCGGAAGGCCCGCTAGCCCTTGTCCTTGGCCTTGGGCTCGGGGAGGTGGTGGTGCTCGGGCGGGACGTCCAGGTCCGCGCACACCGCACGCCATACCGTGCGGGGCGGCAGCCCCTCCTCCAGCGCCTGCGACGGGGTGCGCCCGTCGAGGACCCCCAGCGAGTGCGTGTCGGCGACGACGCGGGCGTAGCCCGCACCGAACTCCTGCTCCATCAGGGCCCAGAACTCGCTCAGACGCACCCGGGCACCCTACCCGCCGCCCAGCAGGGCGACGACCACGAGCATCGCGGGCATCGCGAGGAGCGTGGTGACCAGCACGCTGTCCCGGGCGATGTCCTCGCCCCGCCCGTAGGCGACCGCCAGCACGAAGACGTTCTGCGCGGTCGG
This genomic interval carries:
- a CDS encoding GNAT family N-acetyltransferase, whose product is MTWAQVDRTQLLELSAQDPWVRWATSSELLAVAGEDGWACVGPWRPSGHWGGTAVVAPGSPERAESEALAVLAALADEQGVSVEWFSTLPGRSLEVPGGLAPSGSGHWDFLWTRETPVLDRVVEGVELVELDDVEDAERIADFGLRHNLSFEGYPGRGYATLWLGVVDDGDLVGVGAVHELASGIPHLAGIVVAQEQRGRGIGALLTARLTTAAIEEAGVSTLGVYSDNTAALRLYDALGYRTAHRLHTRSLRRSRS
- a CDS encoding PGPGW domain-containing protein, which translates into the protein MTSAKRLVLETLGWVLLAAGVLALFLPGPGMLLILSGLVVLSTQYHWARRLTEPVKVKAWLAAVESVETKRRIVLSALGALSLAAIGVLWIWSPPAPAWWVLDDAWWLFGGAVVGGTLIGSSVLGLGLLIFSVVRFRGRPAAVAHVMRMQTDYKVRVARRKVAHRRLNRRTGRRDRFWHGHL
- a CDS encoding MerR family DNA-binding transcriptional regulator — translated: MTDVPRLLSIGELSRASGISVSALRFYDRTGVLAPADVEPATGYRRYLPSQVAQARLLAGMRRVQMPVAEMAAALEAVRTGDVGTADDLLTAHLDRLETGLQQARAQVAQLRAAVADGTPPLPEDAPVAGVPAATLLANLAAVRHAVSTDPDLPALQGVLVEVGDGLTLVATDRYRMVVAGPWRRSSINTTPGSVLLPAEEADRLASWLRGRDCSLEVSVEDDHLVVSADDDELRLTGMDEPYPDYRAVLDHGGADRPVDGAALQAALAGTDRLVDLDGLTVDRDYLWQAVGAVPDGRVMLPAEGVLAPLVVRSPDEDDVLALVMPVLRQEQP
- a CDS encoding MFS transporter, whose amino-acid sequence is MGLRARARATFADTRPLQNPHFRRLWLANIVTVIGAQLTVVAVPAQIYAITRSSAMVGVAGLFALVPLVVGGLYGGALADHMDRRRLLVVTTTGIIAASALFCLQAVLDLRNVWLLLGILALQQAFFALNQPARAAILPRLIPPEQLPAGNALNMTVMQFGAIAGPLAGGALIPVLGYAALYAADTVLLLATLWAVVRLPAMPPTTVATGRVGLGHVLDGLRYLRLHTVLLMSFVVDLIAMVFGMPRALFPQVGHEVFGGPLEGGIAFALLMAAIPLGAALGGVFSGWVSRVRRQGLAVIVSVVVWGLGIGGAGLVFLAAGRVDGSVQLGQRGLEGTPALQVLLVLAVAALAVAGAADMASAAFRSTMLQEAAEDDVRGRLQGVFFVVVVGGPRIADVVHGGAGSALGPGVATAGGGLLVVVLVIVAALAVPAFVRYQVAR
- the miaB gene encoding tRNA (N6-isopentenyl adenosine(37)-C2)-methylthiotransferase MiaB — encoded protein: MNTTKTYDVRTHGCQMNVHDSERLAGLLETAGYVELSSLPEGERPEVADVVVFNTCAVRENASNKLYGNLGQLRPAKLKNPDMQIAVGGCLAQKDRSTIVARAPWVDVVFGTHNVGSLPALLDRARHNKAAEVEILESLEVFPSTLPTRRDSAYAAWVSISVGCNNTCTFCIVPSLRGKEKDRRPGEILAEIEALVAQGVVEVTLLGQNVNTYGVEFGDRLAFGKLLRACGEIEGLERVRFTSPHPAAFTDDVIAAMAETPNVMPSLHMPLQSGSDRVLRAMRRSYRSEKFLGILDRVRAQIPDAAITTDLIVGFPGETEEDFQDTLDVVRASRFSSAFTFQYSIRPGTPAAEMEGQVPKEVVQERFDRLIAVQEEVSWAGNRELEGREVEVLVAPGEGRKDAETERLSGRARDNRLVHFAVPPGAERPRPGDVVTVAVTYGAPHHLIADSGVQGGVYAVRRTRGGDAWEALQEGATPGVKRKPAVSLGIPSIGAPPQREVAAVACCPTD
- a CDS encoding DUF5709 domain-containing protein, which translates into the protein MITGDRESIGDEFGVYSIDDEDQLSSEDTLDGDGDPLDRGYRVPERLQGVTSHGLTPSEQSTGETIDQRVRQEDPDPWSAPDDDDAEDDGFTTGEDADAVRARLRDEEYGRVGRIVAPDEGLTEDREERLVAREGRPTSWDSPEESAMHYTDGDEDELTEVEWDPADEPVGDDDE
- a CDS encoding regulatory protein RecX, coding for MSGGTDEARLAAARQALAAAESAARASGLPRRGGPGPAGEVQGGDATHAGTRPARRSGVAGGGSSESAGGEPDPHAVARSIVLRQLAMGPRTRRQLEDKLRDRGCEPQVARAVLDRMTEVGLVDDESYAEMFVRSRQETKGLAASALRHELRQKGVADDVVEAALEEVDPEREKEQARALVARRLRTMRGLDREVQTRRLAGFLARKGYGSSVSHQVIREALDELPEHLRD
- the recA gene encoding recombinase RecA; amino-acid sequence: MAQIEKQHGKGSVMRLGDEDRPPIQVIPTGSIALDVALGVGGLPRGRVVEIYGPESSGKTTVALHAVANAQRAGGIAAFIDAEHALDPEYAKKLGVDTDALLVSQPDTGEQALEIADMLIRSGALDIIVIDSVAALVPRAEIEGEMGDSHVGLQARLMSQALRKITGALNSTGTTAIFINQLREKIGVMFGSPETTTGGKALKFYASVRIDVRRIETLKDGTDAVGNRTRAKIVKNKVSPPFKQAEFDILYGQGISREGSLIDMGVEHGFVRKSGAWYTYEGDQMGQGKENARQFLKDNPDLADEIDRKIKAKLGIGAQPVTDDLPAGVDPVTGEVSVDF
- a CDS encoding aspartate kinase, with the protein product MALIVMKFGGSSVADAEAMLRVAQRVVSTHREGNQVAVVVSAMGDTTDDLLDLAAQITPGPPPERELDMLLSAGERISMALLAMAIERLGVPAKSFTGAQAGMVTDTSHGHARLLEVQPERVRATLDAGGVAIVAGFQGISTDDDITTLGRGGSDTTAVALAAALDADVCEIYTDVDGLYTADPRIVPTARRVTRLTIEETLEMAAHGAKILHLRAVEYARRFTVPLHVRSSFSDQEGTWILVGRPLTEDTMEEPIISGIAHDKSLGKVTAVGIPDRPGAAATVVGAVAKAGVSIDMIVQNVSTSDAETSDISFTIPEADGQTAVAAIRALQDEMGFADVLYTSHVGKLSLVGAGMRSNPSVASELFAALADAGVNIEMISTSEIRISVICDQADLERAVRAVHTAFDLDAEEQAVVYGGTGR